A region of Myxococcus stipitatus DSM 14675 DNA encodes the following proteins:
- a CDS encoding lipoprotein, whose protein sequence is MRARVFITLAAVLGASLGCGPDFELQSEIRRVRVLGIRAEPPELVLNPDTGELPGPVSFSALAVTPDARPVTVTYALCRLDGNPYDGRCPGEAGVALQGGVLSLQDPQVQAVLAQALTAANPNGGPTPDPNDPRTREALEKGIPLFVGYEASDGSGTPEGVERGIRQVLVRSTTAPNHNPAVADILWNDAPLVGPLPVDAEVVFRPVLTQGSAEVYAAEDGPRTEQVFYSWFASGDGEVKEFRSQEPVDGRPGDPTSKYETPDKAQRISVWVVVRDGRGGVGWLQRDVDVGP, encoded by the coding sequence ATGCGCGCGCGAGTCTTCATCACCCTGGCCGCGGTGCTGGGAGCAAGCCTGGGCTGTGGTCCCGACTTCGAGCTGCAGAGCGAAATCCGGCGCGTGCGCGTGCTGGGCATCCGCGCGGAGCCTCCGGAGCTGGTGCTGAATCCAGACACGGGAGAGCTGCCGGGGCCGGTGTCGTTCAGTGCCTTGGCGGTGACGCCGGACGCGCGTCCCGTGACGGTGACGTATGCGCTGTGCAGGTTGGATGGGAATCCCTACGACGGCCGGTGCCCTGGGGAGGCGGGGGTGGCGTTGCAGGGGGGCGTGTTGTCGTTGCAGGACCCGCAGGTGCAGGCGGTGCTGGCGCAGGCGCTGACGGCGGCGAATCCGAATGGAGGGCCGACGCCGGACCCGAATGACCCTCGGACGCGTGAGGCGTTGGAGAAGGGCATTCCGCTCTTCGTGGGGTACGAGGCGTCGGACGGCTCGGGCACGCCGGAGGGGGTGGAGCGCGGAATCCGGCAGGTGTTGGTTCGGTCGACGACGGCGCCGAATCACAACCCCGCGGTGGCGGACATCTTGTGGAACGACGCGCCGCTGGTGGGGCCGCTGCCGGTGGACGCGGAGGTGGTGTTCCGGCCGGTGCTCACGCAGGGCAGCGCGGAGGTGTACGCGGCGGAGGACGGGCCTCGCACCGAGCAGGTGTTCTACAGCTGGTTCGCGTCGGGGGATGGAGAGGTGAAGGAGTTCCGCTCGCAGGAGCCGGTGGATGGACGGCCCGGAGACCCCACGTCGAAGTACGAGACGCCGGACAAGGCGCAGCGAATCTCGGTCTGGGTGGTGGTGCGGGACGGGCGCGGGGGCGTGGGTTGGCTCCAGCGCGACGTGGACGTGGGGCCGTAG